The DNA window GATGCGATAGATGACGCTCAAGGCGATGAGCCAAAAAAAGACAATCCCGATAGAGTTAGCCAGAATTAGCCATGGAACCATCGAGGCAGGCGGAAGCCGGTCCAGCGAGAAAGAATGCCCGAACGAACGGCTTGCTGTCCAAACGACACCCGTTCCGGCTGCCATTCCCAGCAGGGCCAGCACAAAAAACAGGAGCACGACCGCAGGTGTGCGGCGGGAATAGACACTCCGTCGAAAACCGGATTGTAATCCTTTCTTCGTCATTTGGCACCGTATCCGCTTTTGGTCTTTCGACCGGAGCTTTTTTCCAATTCATCAAAAAAAGAGGGCGAATTCTCTTGTCCGATAAAACCGTTGATTTTGTGCTGAAAAGGCCTTCGGTCCTTAATGGAAATGTCCCAAACGGCCGTTTATAGGACTTGCTGCAGACTCAGCGGCCGGGCAGATACCGGCCGAAAAAGATTCTGATTCCTCTAACTGGACAACAGAAAGGGTTTATTGTACAGTCGATTCCTATGAATCCCTATCCATTAAAATTGAAACCGATTTTTAAAGAACGCATCTGGGGCGGTCAGCGTCTGCGGGACTTGTTCGGAAAAGACCTGCCTGCCGGAAAGCCCATTGGGGAAAGCTGGGAATTGGCGGATTTGCCGGAGGATAAGTCCGTGATTGCCAACGGTCCGCTGGCCGGACAGGCCATCGACCGGGCCGTTCATTCATTTGGGCGGGCCCTCGAGACAGGACGTCCCGGTCCGTTTCCGCTGCTGATAAAACTGCTGGATGCCCGTGAGGTTCTCAGCGTTCAGGTCCACCCGGATGAGCCGACCTGCCGCCGGTTGGGGACAGGGCAGCCCAAAACCGAATGCTGGTATATTCTGGATGCTCCGGCAGACGGTATTATTTACAAGGGGCTCAAGCCCGGCACGACTCGAGAACAGTTCGCTCGGGCCATTGCCGAGGGGACCTGTGCGGAGTATCTGGTGGCTGTCCCGGTGAAACCCGGCCAGTGCCATTTTCTGCCCAGTGGAACCCCGCACGCCATCGGCGCTGGTCTGGTCATCGCCGAAATCCAGCAGCCCTCCGATACCACCTATCGGGTTTTTGACTGGAACCGCCTCGACCCATCGACCGGCAAGCCCAGAGCCCTGCATATCGAACAGGCCCTCGAAAGCATTCATTTTGGGCTGTCCGCCGACAAGCTTCCCGTGACTACAGTCGGCCGGCTGGTGGATGCGGCGGAGTTTAAACTCGATAAGGGGCATCAAATGCCCCATGGCGAGCTCCTCCTCGAATCCCCCATTCCCAAAGCCGTCCTGTTTTTAAGCGGTTCCGGGGTGATTCAGGGGCCTCATTTTGACCCGATTGCTTTCCGAAAGGGAGATACGGTTTTGATTCCCGCCGGCGTCGAGGGGTTTGTCCTGTTTCAGGAGGAAACGGAATATCTGACCGCTTCTGTGTAAGAAAAGAGGGAGAAAACATTCATGCTGAAGAAAAGCGATAATCCCCCGATTGTCTGGCCTGAGGGACAGTCGATCGGTTCTTTTGACGGCGTCTGGTGGGTCGCCCATACCAAAAGCCGCAATGAAAAGGCCCTTGCCTGGCAGCTGATTCAGAAAGAGATTTCTTATTTTCTGCCGATGTCCTGGAAAGTCAGCCGAAGAACCGGTCGGACGATGCGGTCGCTGATGCCGGTCTTTCCGGGCTATTTGTTTTTCTGCGGAACAGACCAGGACCGCCTGGAAGTTCTCAAAACCAACCGTGCCGCTGCTGTTCTCACAGTGCGCAATCAGATGCAGCTGATTCAGGAGCTGCTGCCGATTGAAAAGGTTCTGAAAGCCGGCCAGACGGTCGTTCCGCACGAATATCTGCAGGTCGGCCAGCGCTGTCGAGTCATTGCAGGCCCGTTAATGGGGGTCGAGGGGCTGATTGTCCAGACCCCGCGCAAGGCCAAACTGGTTCTTCAGGTGCAAATGCTCGGCCAGGCCGCCAGTGTCGAAATTGATATGGATATGGTCGAACAAATCGAGTAAACTGCTTCCGGTATTTCCTTTTGACCTTCTGAAACGGAGGTGCCTGATGGAATACAGCGTCAGTCTAATCGGCCTTCTGACGGCGGTCTGGGGCTTGGTGGTTGTCGTTCAGCCCCTTTGGCACAAGGCGCTTGTGGGCTTTTTGGCCGAAGGACGCCGGGCCTATGCAGCGGTCGTTCTGAAAATCATTGTTGGTGTGCTTTTCTTGATTTTTGCCAGAGAATGCCGCATTCCCTTGGTGGTAATTCTTTTGGGAGTTCTCACCGTGGTCGGCAGTGTTCTGTTTGCCTCCTTGCCGATTCACCGAATCCAGGCCTGGTTTCAGTGGTGCCGAAGCCGTCCCCTTTGGTTTTACCGCCTCTGGGCGGTGGCGGCGGTCCTGCTTGGCATTCTGATTCTTTATGCCGGCTGGCCTGTCTCGTAAACAGCGTTGATTCGTTCCGCTTTTTCTGCTATAATACCCCTGTCTGAACAATGGATTGGCGGAGGAGAATGAGCGGGATGAACAAATCAAGGAGTTTTCCGGGAGTTTGTATCTTTTTTTGTCTGTTCGTCTGCCGAACCGCTTATCCTTTGGCCGAATCCGCCGACCCAAACGGAATCAACATCAAAGTCCTCCACCAAATGGGCTATACCGGCAAAGGGGTGCGTGTCGGCGTGCTTTCCCAAATGCACTGCCGAACAACTCACGAGGCCTTCTTTGACAAGGACACGCAGGGCAATCCCACAGGCAATTCACATGCTTATTGGTATGACCCGACCTCGGATACCCTCCAGCCCTATGAACCTTACTGGCACGACACCTCATTGGCGGGCATTGTCGCTTCCCGCGGCGGGAAAAACTTCCCTCAGCATCGAGGCATGGCCCCGGATGCGGAAATCTACAGCGCCAAAGTAACCCGCCGTGTTTCTGAAACCGACCCCAACCGCACAACGAATTTTCAGTGGTTTCAGAAATCGCTGGATTATTTCCGCTCCAGTCAATGCCGAATCGTCGTGACCGGCATCCAGCTGGATACCAGCTATGACCAGACGTTTCCGCTGACCCTGCTGTATGATTATTACGCCTATACCCATGATATCTTTTTTGCCAATGCTGCGGGCAATGACAGTTCCTCGATTACGATTTTCGGCACCGCTTTCAACGGTCTGACAACGGCGGGCCTGATTGCGACCGAACCGGATGTCTATCGGCGCATCGGCTCGGCGAGCAATCCCGGCCCAACGCTGGACGGCCGGCGCAAACCCGAAATCGCCGCCCCCGCACAAAACCTATGGGTCCCGACTGACGGCGGGGATACCGCCTGGAGGAGTGAGGGGACAGAACGCGGCCAAACCAGCTGGGCGGCCCCCCATACCGCCGGTGCCGCCGCTGTCCTGCTGGAGTATGCGGATACCACATCAGAACCGGATGACGGCCGCAGCGTCGTCCTCAAGGCCGTTTTGGTCAATTCCGCCTTTCCGAATATTAAAGACAAAACCGGACAGGAAACCGCCGGACAGCTCTGGCATCCGCATCGCGGCTATGGTCGGCTGGATGCCGCCCGCGCCTTTTCGATTTTGAGCAGCCCCAAACTCACCGTCGGACAGGAGACATCTCAGCCGCGCGGCTGGGCTTTTCAATCGCTTTCGCCCGGACAGGTTCACACCTACACACTCACATCCATCCCCATCGGCAGCCGGCTGGTTCTTACTTTGACGTGGAAGCGGCGTGTGCGCTGGCAGGATAAACCGCCCCGGAACAATCTGATAGACAGCGGAGAATTAACCGGCTATCTGGCCAACCTGGATTTGGTCATTGAAGACTCCGCCGGCCAAACCGTTTTTTCGGATACAGGCACGCTCGACAACCTCAAAAAAGCCGACCTGCTGATTGCTCAGACGGGGCCGTACCGCATCCGCATCCGCAATCAGTCTTCGACGGAGTCGGCCGAATATGGACTGGCTTACGAAATCCTCGAACCCCTGACGGCCGACTTGAATCTCGATTCCGTTGTGGACAAGACCGACTTGGAAATCCTTCTGCAATCCTGGCTTCAGAATCCCTGCGGGATTCCCTTTGACGGTTGCGAGCGGCTCGATTTGCTGGCCGATGACTTCATCGATTTGGGGGATTGGAACATCCTGGCCGGCTATTGGAAAACCGGTGATCCCCGCTACTATGTCCTGCCGTAAATTCCTTCTCTGTGAATTGCTGTCAAATCTGTGGCATTGTCATTGTGATAGCGGCGGGGCGATCAGATAGATGGTTTTCTTCTGCCCGGCCAGGTCAAGAACCAGCGTTCCCTCCCCGTAGCCGGTCATATCCGCCGGCCGTTCAATCGTAAGCCGAATCTGCCCCTTGTCGGAGAGTTGCTCCTTGAGATTATGGAGCACCAGTCCGCCTCCCTCGAACTGATGGCTGCCCAGAACCGGCCCGGATGCTGTCTTGTCCATCTCCACCGTCAGGATATACTCTTTTCGCCCCGGCTCAATCCAGACGTATTCGGGGTAAATGACGGGGGATTGTTTCTCGGCGGTCTGGGTCTGCTGCGCCAGGAGCTGCTGTGCCTTTTGGGCGGCCCCGGCCAGCTGCTCATCCGTCGCCGCCGGCGGCAAAGAAATGCTCTGGCTTTCCGGTCTTTTTTTCTCAGGTGCTTGTGATGAATCTTTCTTTTGGACTCGATACCGGATTCCTAAGATCTCGTCATCCACTAAAGTCCCTTCCGGAAATTCCACGTTCAGTGGTTCATCGGCCGACTCCGAGTTAATAGATACTTCCTGAAAGACGGTTTCTGTAATAAGGTTCCCATTCGGCAGATAAGTCTTATGCCGAAATGGAACCCAGAAACCATTTATTATACGGAAATCACTGCATTCATTCCGTCCAAGAAGCTCTCCCTGTTGTCCAATCCATTCCCGAATGAACGGAATGTATCCTTTGGATGGATCAATTGTATATCGAAATAAAGGCTTTTCTTTTTCCGTATAAGGAAACTCTAAAAGATAAATTCCTTTTCTCTGATTATACGTTACTGACGCTCGGTTTCTGCTTACCTGTCTCCATTGTTCCCAGAGCTCCATAGAGGGAGCATCCCACAGGAGGACATCCGGTGTAGCCAACATCCAGCCGGAAAAATCCATTTTTCCCGGAGCAATTCGGCCATCGATGTCAGATGATTCAACCGGCGCCTGTCGGAAAAAAATTGTTCTGCCTTTCTTCCAAAGAAAGGTTTCTCTGAAGTTTCTGCTGGGTATGCCGGAGGAATCATACGTTTGGATGGTGATCTGACAATACTCCTGAGTCGTTTTTTTGCAGTATTCCATCTGCTGTTGATACATCAAAACAGGATTCTCCGTTTTCTCTTCCCTTGGATAGTAGCCTTTTTGTTCCAGGCAAACCTTCAAAGAAAAGATTCGACCCCGTGCAGCCGATACGGTTTTAAATAACTCATCAGCTGTCAGGATGTTTGCTGAGGTCTGGATGTTCAGTCCTAATATTCCTGAGCTTATTGTTAGAGTTAAGAAAAGACGCAACATTTTTATTTCCTTTCTGAATCGGGTTTTTATTTACATCGACGCATCCATGTGCCGCAGTAGTCATTGAGGGTAGTATACGGCCATATTACGCAAGAGCCGTTGAAGCAGTTTCCCGAAAGTGTCTTTTTAGGTCCACAGTTATGTGCTGTCAGATACTCACAGGAACGCCAAGCTTTTGTAGGTAAACAGAGGTATTCCGATGTGCCGTCTGAACAGACAGGCTGACCGACAGAACAATCTTTATTGCTTTGACATGTTGGTGCCGTCCAACATCTCCTTCCTTCTTTTGGTTTTTGACATTCATAATTCACAGTTCCTCCGCGAATGGCCTGCATTTGCTGCCTCGATAACTCAGCATAATAGCGTTGAATTCCCTCAACGATCTCGGAGACATCTGCATCCTCTTTTACGAACCATACATACGCTGCATGGACGGCGGCCTGCCAGGAAATTTGCTCCGTCAGCAATCTTTCCAGATACTCCTGCCGCTGGGTCTGAATCAGCAGAAGCGTCCCGTCCCAGATTCCCTCCTGTTCTTGACGGAGCATCGTGCAGGGAATCAACCTCGTCTCCTTCGGCCCGTCCAGAATCAGCACGTGCTCCTGCTGGGGAATACACAGCACAAAGTGTCCCAGCATGCCCTCTTTCGGCGGCAGCCGGTACTGCACAAACGGCAGCTTCACTTCGGAAGCCTTCTCCGGCGGAATCTGCATGGCCTGTGTGGAAATCCCAAAAAGGAATAACACATCCGAAATATCCTGAAGAGTCGAATAACCCTTCTGACGAATTCCCATTTGCTCGATAAGGGTCTCAATCGGCACAGGATTCCCATAGTGCCGAAGCAGATGCCAGACCGCATAGGCCCCGCAATACGAATCACCGGACAGAAAACCCGGCTCCTCTCGGACAGCGGCCGCAGAAGAGACATCCTTCAGAACCGCCTGATTGTAGAAAATTGCGGCCTGCCGGTCCTGTCCGAGTTTCTGATAACACACAGCCAGCCCCAGTTCAACCCACTGCATTTTCTCAAAAGTCGGCCATTTCTCTTTTGTCTCCTGATAATAAGCAATGGCTTTTTCGTACTTTCCGAGGGTCTGGAAAATTCTGCCTGTATAATATGTTGCCAAAGCCTGATGTTTAGGGTCCTCTGTTATCAGGCGGTTGATGTCCCAAACAGCGGCGGCCTTCTTATACTGTTCTTCTGCACGGGGCATATTCCCGACCTGATACGCCTCTTCCGCCTCAACAAAATATTCCTCCCCAATGACAAAGACCGAATAGCCGCATTTTTCCTCCGGCCGGTATTCCTTTAGAATTCGCTCGACAATCTCCGTTACTCGGCTGTCCTTTCCCAGCCGCATCGCCGCATACAACGCCCCCCTGTTCCTGCAGATAAGATTTGATTGCTTGCCAATTCGAACAGCAAGGTTTGATTTTTTTCTCTTGCGGCTCCGAATCGCCTAAATCGTTCTCCTTCCTTATTCCTGTTCCTGGAGGTTCAGGCAGTAGATTTTTCGTTTTATCAATGAGTCCTTCAGGGAATCCCATTCTCTTCCAAAAGCCACCACAGAGTTTTCTATGGGTACAAAACCATAAAGAGAAAACAGCTTCGGACTTTTCCAAGGACTCTTTGACATTTCTAAACGCCCATTTTTGTCCAATACCCAAAAGGCAAGCCGGCCCTTTGTATATACAAGTATAACAAGATGGTTCTTTCCGAGAAGAGCCGCATCCAAAAGATTCAGGGGGGGTAATTTGTTTGGAGAGCCGCACTGAATCTCAAATAGCTCTTTTTCGCCGACATAAGAAAATTGGCCATCATAACACCTCGCCCTGAACACCACAGAATCCTCTTTAGCCGGAGAGGTATAAATACACCAAAAGGAATCATCCGCCCACTTTATGATTTTAGGAAAAAAACTTTTTGGGGAAACACTCGTGTCAACTTCGTAAAACTCTGAATGGAAAAGATCGGAGAAGACTTGGCATCCTTTGTCAACATCAAACACTCCCGTCTGGTATTCCCACTGCTGCCGTCTGCTATCAATAGTTTTTACTTTTCCGCCGATATAAATGATTTGATCTTCGCGAATCTTTTCGTAATCCCAGATGTCCAGATTATTTTCCAGAAAGATTTCCTTCAATAGACTCCCGTATCGCTCAAACT is part of the Anaerohalosphaeraceae bacterium genome and encodes:
- a CDS encoding transcription termination/antitermination NusG family protein is translated as MLKKSDNPPIVWPEGQSIGSFDGVWWVAHTKSRNEKALAWQLIQKEISYFLPMSWKVSRRTGRTMRSLMPVFPGYLFFCGTDQDRLEVLKTNRAAAVLTVRNQMQLIQELLPIEKVLKAGQTVVPHEYLQVGQRCRVIAGPLMGVEGLIVQTPRKAKLVLQVQMLGQAASVEIDMDMVEQIE
- a CDS encoding S8 family serine peptidase; the protein is MNKSRSFPGVCIFFCLFVCRTAYPLAESADPNGINIKVLHQMGYTGKGVRVGVLSQMHCRTTHEAFFDKDTQGNPTGNSHAYWYDPTSDTLQPYEPYWHDTSLAGIVASRGGKNFPQHRGMAPDAEIYSAKVTRRVSETDPNRTTNFQWFQKSLDYFRSSQCRIVVTGIQLDTSYDQTFPLTLLYDYYAYTHDIFFANAAGNDSSSITIFGTAFNGLTTAGLIATEPDVYRRIGSASNPGPTLDGRRKPEIAAPAQNLWVPTDGGDTAWRSEGTERGQTSWAAPHTAGAAAVLLEYADTTSEPDDGRSVVLKAVLVNSAFPNIKDKTGQETAGQLWHPHRGYGRLDAARAFSILSSPKLTVGQETSQPRGWAFQSLSPGQVHTYTLTSIPIGSRLVLTLTWKRRVRWQDKPPRNNLIDSGELTGYLANLDLVIEDSAGQTVFSDTGTLDNLKKADLLIAQTGPYRIRIRNQSSTESAEYGLAYEILEPLTADLNLDSVVDKTDLEILLQSWLQNPCGIPFDGCERLDLLADDFIDLGDWNILAGYWKTGDPRYYVLP
- a CDS encoding cysteine peptidase family C39 domain-containing protein; the protein is MYAAMRLGKDSRVTEIVERILKEYRPEEKCGYSVFVIGEEYFVEAEEAYQVGNMPRAEEQYKKAAAVWDINRLITEDPKHQALATYYTGRIFQTLGKYEKAIAYYQETKEKWPTFEKMQWVELGLAVCYQKLGQDRQAAIFYNQAVLKDVSSAAAVREEPGFLSGDSYCGAYAVWHLLRHYGNPVPIETLIEQMGIRQKGYSTLQDISDVLFLFGISTQAMQIPPEKASEVKLPFVQYRLPPKEGMLGHFVLCIPQQEHVLILDGPKETRLIPCTMLRQEQEGIWDGTLLLIQTQRQEYLERLLTEQISWQAAVHAAYVWFVKEDADVSEIVEGIQRYYAELSRQQMQAIRGGTVNYECQKPKEGRRCWTAPTCQSNKDCSVGQPVCSDGTSEYLCLPTKAWRSCEYLTAHNCGPKKTLSGNCFNGSCVIWPYTTLNDYCGTWMRRCK
- a CDS encoding type I phosphomannose isomerase catalytic subunit; this encodes MNPYPLKLKPIFKERIWGGQRLRDLFGKDLPAGKPIGESWELADLPEDKSVIANGPLAGQAIDRAVHSFGRALETGRPGPFPLLIKLLDAREVLSVQVHPDEPTCRRLGTGQPKTECWYILDAPADGIIYKGLKPGTTREQFARAIAEGTCAEYLVAVPVKPGQCHFLPSGTPHAIGAGLVIAEIQQPSDTTYRVFDWNRLDPSTGKPRALHIEQALESIHFGLSADKLPVTTVGRLVDAAEFKLDKGHQMPHGELLLESPIPKAVLFLSGSGVIQGPHFDPIAFRKGDTVLIPAGVEGFVLFQEETEYLTASV